A section of the Triticum dicoccoides isolate Atlit2015 ecotype Zavitan chromosome 7A, WEW_v2.0, whole genome shotgun sequence genome encodes:
- the LOC119330038 gene encoding glutamate receptor 3.5-like isoform X2 produces the protein MGAGRLLVLCLALCVAAAAAQRPNRRPRAVSVGALFTYESTIGRAARLAIELAVDDVNADRTVLAGTTLNLISQDTNCSGFLGTIEALQLMEKNVVAVIGPQSSGIGHVISHVVNELHVPLLSFAATDPTLSASEYPYFLRSTISDYFQMHAVASIIDYFQWKEVTAIFVDDDYGRGGVSVLGDALGAKRARISHKAAIPPNSDTDLINDVLFRANMMESRVFVVHVNPDAGMRIFAIANKLQMMGTGYVWIVTDWLAAVLDSSGPGDPKAMSYIQGLIVLRQHTPDSDAKRKFVAKWNNAANNRSIASGMNSYGFYAYDSVWVVARAINEYLNSGQQITFSADPRLHNSNGSSLRLSKLKIFDGGDQLLQQLLLTNMTGLTGLVQFNADRNLVRPAYDILNVGGTGSRLIGYWSNYSGLSVSAPEILYRKPPNTSTSAQQLHSVVWPGDTTTKPRGWVFPNNGQPLRVGVPNKPSFRELVSVGKGPDNVTGYSVDIFNAAIKLLPYPVPCQFITIGDGSKNPNYDDIISRIATNALDAAVGDFAIVRNRTKIAEFTQPYIEAGLVIVAPVRKANSNAWAFFKPFTLEMWCVTGTLFIFVGVVVWILEHRTNEEFRGSPRRQILTIFWFSFSTMFFAHKHRKCSWAFRADNMVVCRADHQFKLHC, from the exons ATGGGCGCCGGCAGGCTGCTGGTCCTGTGCCTGGCGCtctgcgtggcggcggcggcggcgcagcggcCGAATCGGCGGCCGAGGGCGGTGTCCGTGGGCGCGCTCTTCACGTACGAATCCACCATTGGCCGCGCGGCGCGGCTCGCcatcgagctcgccgtcgacgacgtCAACGCGGACCGCACCGTGCTCGCCGGAACCACCCTGAATTTGATCAGCCAGGACACCAACTGCAGCGGGTTTCTTGGAACCATCGAAG CACTGCAGCTCATGGAGAAAAACGTGGTTGCTGTCATTGGCCCTCAATCCTCTGGAATAGGCCATGTCATCTCACATGTTGTTAATGAGCTACATGTTCCACTTCTATCGTTTGCAGCAACTGATCCAACCCTATCTGCATCAGAGTATCCTTACTTTTTAAGGAGTACCATAAGTGACTACTTCCAAATGCATGCTGTCGCTAGCATTATTGATTACTTTCAGTGGAAAGAGGTGACTGCTATATTTGTGGATGATGATTATGGCCGAGGCGGGGTGTCAGTCCTCGGTGATGCACTTGGAGCAAAGCGGGCAAGAATTTCACATAAAGCAGCCATTCCTCCAAACTCAGACACGGATTTGATCAATGATGTACTGTTTAGAGCAAACATGATGGAATCAAGGGTGTTTGTTGTGCATGTCAATCCTGATGCAGGGATGAGAATATTTGCTATAGCGAACAAACTCCAGATGATGGGCACTGGCTATGTCTGGATAGTAACAGATTGGTTAGCTGCTGTCCTGGACTCCTCAGGGCCTGGAGATCCTAAAGCCATGAGTTATATACAAGGATTAATTGTTCTTCGCCAGCACACTCCTGATTCTGATGCCAAGAGGAAGTTCGTAGCTAAATGGAATAATGCAGCTAATAATAGGAGCATTGCTTCTGGCATGAATTCGTACGGTTTTTATGCTTATGACTCGGTTTGGGTTGTTGCCCGTGCTATCAATGAATATCTCAATAGTGGGCAGCAAATTACTTTCTCTGCAGATCCAAGGTTGCACAATTCAAATGGAAGCAGTTTGCGTCTATCAAAGCTTAAAATATTTGATGGTGGTGATCAGTTGCTACAGCAACTTTTGCTCACAAACATGACAGGGCTAACAGGTCTGGTTCAGTTTAATGCAGACCGCAATTTGGTGCGCCCAGCTTATGATATCCTTAATGTTGGTGGTACTGGGTCCCGTTTGATTGGCTATTGGAGTAATTACTCTGGTCTTTCTGTTTCTGCTCCCGAAATTTTGTATCGGAAGCCACCGAATACGTCAACAAGTGCCCAACAGTTGCATAGTGTGGTGTGGCCAGGCGACACAACTACTAAGCCGAGAGGGTGGGTTTTCCCTAACAATGGCCAGCCTCTGAGAGTTGGTGTTCCAAATAAACCAAGTTTTAGGGAGTTGGTTTCAGTTGGCAAGGGCCCTGATAATGTGACGGGTTACAGTGTTGATATATTCAACGCAGCAATTAAACTTCTTCCGTACCCAGTTCCTTGCCAGTTCATAACAATTGGGGATGGGTCAAAGAATCCTAACTATGACGACATTATTAGTAGGATTGCCACCAAT GCCCTTGATGCAGCTGTAGGTGACTTTGCTATTGTGAGAAATAGAACGAAGATTGCAGAATTCACACAGCCTTATATCGAAGCAGGGCTTGTGATAGTAGCGCCAGTGAGAAAAGCAAATTCAAATGCCTGGGCTTTCTTTAAACCTTTCACATTAGAGATGTGGTGTGTAACAGGCACTCTTTTCATTTTTGTGGGAGTGGTTGTTTGGATTCTTGAACATCGGACTAATGAGGAGTTTCGAGGCTCTCCACGACGACAAATCCTGACAATATTTTG GTTCAGTTTCTCAACGATGTTCTTTGCACACA AACACCGTAAGTGCTCTTGGGCGTTTCGTGCTGATAATATGGTTGTTTGTCGTGCTGATCATCAATTCAAGTTACACTGCTAG
- the LOC119330038 gene encoding glutamate receptor 3.5-like isoform X1, giving the protein MGAGRLLVLCLALCVAAAAAQRPNRRPRAVSVGALFTYESTIGRAARLAIELAVDDVNADRTVLAGTTLNLISQDTNCSGFLGTIEALQLMEKNVVAVIGPQSSGIGHVISHVVNELHVPLLSFAATDPTLSASEYPYFLRSTISDYFQMHAVASIIDYFQWKEVTAIFVDDDYGRGGVSVLGDALGAKRARISHKAAIPPNSDTDLINDVLFRANMMESRVFVVHVNPDAGMRIFAIANKLQMMGTGYVWIVTDWLAAVLDSSGPGDPKAMSYIQGLIVLRQHTPDSDAKRKFVAKWNNAANNRSIASGMNSYGFYAYDSVWVVARAINEYLNSGQQITFSADPRLHNSNGSSLRLSKLKIFDGGDQLLQQLLLTNMTGLTGLVQFNADRNLVRPAYDILNVGGTGSRLIGYWSNYSGLSVSAPEILYRKPPNTSTSAQQLHSVVWPGDTTTKPRGWVFPNNGQPLRVGVPNKPSFRELVSVGKGPDNVTGYSVDIFNAAIKLLPYPVPCQFITIGDGSKNPNYDDIISRIATNALDAAVGDFAIVRNRTKIAEFTQPYIEAGLVIVAPVRKANSNAWAFFKPFTLEMWCVTGTLFIFVGVVVWILEHRTNEEFRGSPRRQILTIFWFSFSTMFFAHRENTVSALGRFVLIIWLFVVLIINSSYTASLTSILTVQQLATGITGLDNLVASALPIGYPAGKFVRNYLIDELNIPESRLVPLSTVEEYANALNRGPKDGGVAAVVDEMPCVEIFLSTHCNFRIVGQEFTKEGWGFAFQRDSPLAADLSTAILQLSESGQLQRIHDEWLTDPTCGDDDSGLGAVRLGLGSFWGLFLLCALICVFALMVYFARICWQYSRYSSSEPPSEPSDSAAAVTAATIAQIRPEKPKPTRLGSFKELIQFADTKEEEIKKVMKRRLSEKDTRATGSAHSVSSA; this is encoded by the exons ATGGGCGCCGGCAGGCTGCTGGTCCTGTGCCTGGCGCtctgcgtggcggcggcggcggcgcagcggcCGAATCGGCGGCCGAGGGCGGTGTCCGTGGGCGCGCTCTTCACGTACGAATCCACCATTGGCCGCGCGGCGCGGCTCGCcatcgagctcgccgtcgacgacgtCAACGCGGACCGCACCGTGCTCGCCGGAACCACCCTGAATTTGATCAGCCAGGACACCAACTGCAGCGGGTTTCTTGGAACCATCGAAG CACTGCAGCTCATGGAGAAAAACGTGGTTGCTGTCATTGGCCCTCAATCCTCTGGAATAGGCCATGTCATCTCACATGTTGTTAATGAGCTACATGTTCCACTTCTATCGTTTGCAGCAACTGATCCAACCCTATCTGCATCAGAGTATCCTTACTTTTTAAGGAGTACCATAAGTGACTACTTCCAAATGCATGCTGTCGCTAGCATTATTGATTACTTTCAGTGGAAAGAGGTGACTGCTATATTTGTGGATGATGATTATGGCCGAGGCGGGGTGTCAGTCCTCGGTGATGCACTTGGAGCAAAGCGGGCAAGAATTTCACATAAAGCAGCCATTCCTCCAAACTCAGACACGGATTTGATCAATGATGTACTGTTTAGAGCAAACATGATGGAATCAAGGGTGTTTGTTGTGCATGTCAATCCTGATGCAGGGATGAGAATATTTGCTATAGCGAACAAACTCCAGATGATGGGCACTGGCTATGTCTGGATAGTAACAGATTGGTTAGCTGCTGTCCTGGACTCCTCAGGGCCTGGAGATCCTAAAGCCATGAGTTATATACAAGGATTAATTGTTCTTCGCCAGCACACTCCTGATTCTGATGCCAAGAGGAAGTTCGTAGCTAAATGGAATAATGCAGCTAATAATAGGAGCATTGCTTCTGGCATGAATTCGTACGGTTTTTATGCTTATGACTCGGTTTGGGTTGTTGCCCGTGCTATCAATGAATATCTCAATAGTGGGCAGCAAATTACTTTCTCTGCAGATCCAAGGTTGCACAATTCAAATGGAAGCAGTTTGCGTCTATCAAAGCTTAAAATATTTGATGGTGGTGATCAGTTGCTACAGCAACTTTTGCTCACAAACATGACAGGGCTAACAGGTCTGGTTCAGTTTAATGCAGACCGCAATTTGGTGCGCCCAGCTTATGATATCCTTAATGTTGGTGGTACTGGGTCCCGTTTGATTGGCTATTGGAGTAATTACTCTGGTCTTTCTGTTTCTGCTCCCGAAATTTTGTATCGGAAGCCACCGAATACGTCAACAAGTGCCCAACAGTTGCATAGTGTGGTGTGGCCAGGCGACACAACTACTAAGCCGAGAGGGTGGGTTTTCCCTAACAATGGCCAGCCTCTGAGAGTTGGTGTTCCAAATAAACCAAGTTTTAGGGAGTTGGTTTCAGTTGGCAAGGGCCCTGATAATGTGACGGGTTACAGTGTTGATATATTCAACGCAGCAATTAAACTTCTTCCGTACCCAGTTCCTTGCCAGTTCATAACAATTGGGGATGGGTCAAAGAATCCTAACTATGACGACATTATTAGTAGGATTGCCACCAAT GCCCTTGATGCAGCTGTAGGTGACTTTGCTATTGTGAGAAATAGAACGAAGATTGCAGAATTCACACAGCCTTATATCGAAGCAGGGCTTGTGATAGTAGCGCCAGTGAGAAAAGCAAATTCAAATGCCTGGGCTTTCTTTAAACCTTTCACATTAGAGATGTGGTGTGTAACAGGCACTCTTTTCATTTTTGTGGGAGTGGTTGTTTGGATTCTTGAACATCGGACTAATGAGGAGTTTCGAGGCTCTCCACGACGACAAATCCTGACAATATTTTG GTTCAGTTTCTCAACGATGTTCTTTGCACACA GGGAGAACACCGTAAGTGCTCTTGGGCGTTTCGTGCTGATAATATGGTTGTTTGTCGTGCTGATCATCAATTCAAGTTACACTGCTAGCTTGACGTCGATCCTCACAGTACAGCAGCTAGCAACTGGAATAACTGGACTTGACAATTTGGTTGCTAGCGCTTTACCTATCGGATACCCAGCTGGAAAATTTGTCCGAAATTACCTGATTGACGAGCTGAATATTCCCGAATCCCGGTTAGTACCACTGAGCACGGTTGAGGAGTACGCCAATGCCCTTAATCGTGGGCCGAAAGACGGCGGTGTTGCTGCAGTTGTTGACGAGATGCCATGCGTTGAGATCTTCCTCTCAACCCACTGCAACTTCAGAATAGTCGGTCAGGAGTTCACGAAGGAGGGATGGGGATTT GCATTCCAGAGAGATTCCCCCCTTGCTGCAGACCTATCAACCGCCATCCTTCAACTTTCAGAGAGTGGCCAGCTCCAGAGAATTCACGACGAGTGGCTCACAGATCCGACCTGCGGCGATGATGACAGTGGGTTGGGAGCAGTCAGGCTTGGCCTGGGAAGCTTCTGGGGCCTTTTCCTGCTGTGTGCTCTGATATGCGTCTTTGCTCTCATGGTTTACTTCGCAAGGATATGCTGGCAGTATAGCAGGTACTCCAGCTCCGAACCTCCCAGTGAGCCAAGCGACTCTGCTGCTGCCGTCACCGCTGCCACCATTGCTCAAATACGGCCAGAGAAGCCAAAGCCGACGCGCCTTGGCAGCTTCAAGGAACTGATACAGTTTGCGGACACGAAGGAGGAGGAGATCAAGAAGGTGATGAAACGGAGATTGAGCGAAAAAGATACTCGGGCCACCGGATCTGCACACTCGGTCTCTTCAGCATAG